From a single SAR202 cluster bacterium genomic region:
- a CDS encoding 2-C-methyl-D-erythritol 2,4-cyclodiphosphate synthase, protein MTLRVGSGLDAHPLVAGRRLVLGGVPIPHEKGIQGHSDGDVAVHAIMDALLGAAGLGDKGKHFPSTDPTLKGISSLILLQRVGALVRERGWRIVNVDATILAQRPRLSPFVEQMRKNVSRTLSVGPEIISIKATTTDNLGFTGRGEGIAAHAVALIETV, encoded by the coding sequence ATGACCCTCCGCGTAGGCTCAGGCCTCGACGCCCACCCCCTGGTCGCAGGGCGACGCCTCGTCCTCGGCGGCGTCCCCATCCCCCACGAAAAAGGCATCCAGGGCCACAGTGACGGCGACGTCGCCGTCCACGCCATCATGGACGCCCTCCTGGGCGCCGCCGGCCTCGGCGACAAGGGCAAGCACTTCCCCTCCACAGACCCCACACTAAAGGGCATATCCAGCCTCATCCTCCTCCAGCGCGTCGGCGCCCTCGTCCGGGAGCGAGGTTGGCGCATCGTGAACGTGGATGCTACAATACTCGCCCAGCGGCCGCGTCTGAGTCCCTTCGTGGAGCAGATGCGAAAAAACGTCTCCCGAACGCTCAGCGTCGGCCCTGAAATTATCAGCATCAAAGCTACTACAACCGATAATCTGGGCTTTACGGGTCGAGGGGAAGGTATCGCCGCCCACGCCGTAGCCCTCATCGAGACCGTTTAA